One Vairimorpha necatrix chromosome 7, complete sequence DNA segment encodes these proteins:
- a CDS encoding reverse transcriptase: protein MKGKNEEEGAELKIAETTPAAPNNQKTHDINSVSLSTEPGGPKRSNKLDSLMAVLGEVEGAKYDWPRKSFQAILSRWNQMPKGGWNKVLEFYYAKFKKKISIVRIKKMAQKALENEAGTLTGTLDEIARVCSPKDVERQNEIDKRFKEMWTKIKDTDVCSVQGTRKISSLKANYEIIESLKLVVENFY from the exons atgaagggtaaaaatgaagaagaaGGAGCTGAACTAAAAATAGCTGAAACAACACCAGCAGCACCGAACAACCAAAAAACACACGATATAAACTCAGTATCATTAAGTACAGAACCAGGAGGACCCAAGAGGTCTAACAAGTTGGATTCTCTAATGGCCGTTCTCGGGGAAGTTGAGGGCGCCAAGTATGATTGGCCTAGGAAGTCTTTCCAAGCCATTTTAAGTAGATGGAATCAGATGCCAAAGGGAGGATGGAACAAAGTACTAGAGTTCTATTATGcaaaatttaagaaaaaaatatctattgttagaataaagaaaatggCGCAAAAAGCACTTGAAAATGAAGCAGGGACGCTTACAGGA acTTTGGACGAGATTGCAAGAGTATGCTCCCCAAAAGATGTAGAGCGACAAAATGAAATagataaaagatttaaagaGATGTGgactaaaattaaagatacGGACGTTTGCTCTGTACAAGGAACAAGAAAGATATCTTCTTTAAAAGCTAATTATGAAATTATAgaatctttaaaattagtggttgaaaatttttactaa